A genomic segment from Leptolyngbya boryana PCC 6306 encodes:
- a CDS encoding protein kinase domain-containing protein, producing MVKVGRSTDNHVVLYSAVVSRYHVELRQVNLAWELVSLGANGTYFEGKRVLQLPVRDGMIFRLARSGPNLQVHFGRPETLTVKRSVEPAKIPVAALNIPFTSTEDEDRTQPLLNTQTIAVSDSKTTMDTDVSFGHPSAEWIRKQDETRIGKYQEIQLLSQGKVGMTYLGERDGELLLLKTLNPDWINHPQALALFERQSKMLKQLNHPGLPRWRDFFRIDGQPFLVTERISGQTLCHYIGDRGKVELKQAIAWMVEVCEILEYLHDQSPPVLHQDLRPHNLIYRAHATSSYQLALVDFGSVRGLGMDETSAAYLAPEQKNGQATYLSDLYALGTTLAFLISGQHPHLFYRQWRQEYRFSPDLIPGLLPQLIEVLYQLTEPNPADRYQSAREVLTALRSLI from the coding sequence GTGGTAAAAGTCGGTCGATCGACTGACAATCACGTTGTGCTGTATAGCGCAGTTGTGTCTCGTTACCACGTCGAACTTCGGCAAGTCAACTTAGCCTGGGAGTTGGTCAGTCTCGGTGCGAATGGGACTTATTTTGAAGGCAAACGAGTCTTACAATTGCCTGTGCGAGATGGCATGATTTTCCGACTCGCGCGATCGGGTCCGAATCTTCAAGTTCATTTTGGGCGACCTGAAACCCTGACCGTGAAGCGTTCTGTTGAGCCTGCGAAAATTCCCGTTGCGGCTCTCAATATACCGTTTACAAGTACCGAGGATGAGGATAGAACTCAACCTCTGCTCAATACTCAAACGATCGCGGTTTCAGATTCTAAGACAACGATGGATACAGATGTATCTTTCGGGCATCCCAGTGCGGAGTGGATTCGCAAGCAAGATGAAACGAGAATCGGCAAATATCAAGAGATTCAACTGCTCAGCCAAGGCAAAGTAGGGATGACCTATCTGGGAGAGCGAGACGGCGAATTGCTGCTGCTCAAAACGCTCAATCCTGATTGGATCAATCATCCCCAAGCGCTTGCCTTGTTTGAACGTCAGTCTAAGATGCTCAAGCAACTGAATCATCCTGGTCTTCCACGCTGGCGGGATTTTTTTCGGATTGACGGACAACCTTTTCTTGTGACAGAGCGGATTTCTGGGCAGACGCTCTGTCACTACATTGGCGATCGCGGCAAAGTCGAACTCAAGCAAGCGATCGCGTGGATGGTAGAAGTCTGCGAAATCTTGGAATATCTCCATGACCAATCTCCTCCTGTGTTGCACCAAGATCTTCGTCCTCATAATTTGATTTACCGTGCTCACGCTACGTCTTCCTATCAGCTTGCGTTGGTCGATTTTGGCAGTGTCCGGGGATTGGGTATGGATGAGACTTCTGCCGCTTATCTTGCCCCAGAGCAAAAAAATGGACAGGCAACATACCTTTCTGATCTCTATGCGCTCGGCACAACGTTAGCCTTTCTGATTTCAGGGCAACATCCGCATCTGTTTTACCGACAATGGCGGCAGGAATATCGCTTCAGTCCCGATTTGATTCCGGGATTACTACCGCAATTGATCGAAGTTTTATATCAATTAACCGAACCGAACCCGGCAGATCGCTACCAGTCTGCGCGTGAAGTTCTAACGGCATTGCGATCGCTGATTTAA
- the xth gene encoding exodeoxyribonuclease III, with translation MKIATWNVNSIRTRLTHVTDWLTANPIELLCVQETKVVDELFPHEAIQSIGYHAAAFGQKSYNGVALISRSPLEHVDRGFGAILPAELVGDLDDQKRVISTVIDGVRVVNLYVPNGSAVDSEKYIYKLRWLKVLREYLAVLLEQSPSLLVCGDFNVALEDIDIHNPKGREKQVMATDVEREALRQVLELGLSDAFRKFTTESGHFSWWDYRSAGFRRNAGWRIDHHYLTPDLYDRAISCVIDRAPRELEQPSDHTPVVVEF, from the coding sequence ATGAAGATTGCAACTTGGAATGTCAACTCGATTCGGACTCGTCTGACGCATGTCACAGACTGGCTGACGGCGAATCCAATCGAGCTATTGTGCGTACAAGAAACAAAAGTGGTCGATGAGTTATTCCCACATGAAGCGATTCAATCGATCGGCTATCATGCGGCGGCATTTGGACAAAAGAGCTATAACGGCGTTGCTTTGATTAGTCGATCGCCTTTAGAACACGTCGATCGCGGATTTGGAGCGATTCTGCCTGCGGAGCTTGTGGGCGATCTCGATGATCAAAAACGAGTCATTAGTACAGTCATTGATGGTGTTCGAGTGGTGAATCTCTATGTTCCCAATGGCTCGGCTGTGGATAGTGAAAAGTATATCTACAAGTTGCGCTGGCTGAAGGTTCTGCGAGAATATTTAGCAGTTTTGCTAGAACAATCGCCTTCTTTACTTGTCTGTGGAGATTTCAATGTTGCGTTAGAAGATATTGATATTCACAATCCCAAAGGTCGCGAAAAGCAGGTGATGGCAACCGATGTGGAGCGAGAGGCATTACGGCAGGTCTTGGAATTGGGCTTATCTGATGCGTTTCGGAAGTTCACAACCGAAAGCGGACATTTTAGCTGGTGGGATTATCGATCGGCTGGGTTCCGTCGGAATGCAGGTTGGAGAATTGATCATCATTACCTGACGCCAGATTTGTACGATCGAGCAATTTCCTGTGTCATCGATCGCGCTCCTCGTGAACTTGAACAACCCAGCGATCATACTCCCGTTGTCGTAGAATTCTGA
- a CDS encoding site-specific integrase: MGNLLQQLNDRLKAACIPVRVRSKGNALYLRGTFPTKPGDGIGRKRYDIPLKIPASKDGFKRAEREAHKLAQSLADGSFDWATYLAPGHDPESKTIAQWTEEFKAEYFRTHRIQEKTWDNTWVSTLRKLPQDEPLKDSDLLAIVLSTEPNTRNRELTCQRLQKLGDFAGLKIDLSVYAGDYAPKPREIPDDATIVEWRDRIPAPKWQWAYGVMAAFGIRPHEVYACQMVDPLTLRVHDSTKTGSRLARAIHPEWSEQWNLIEMNPPQTTRKDNRERGQLVSRQFGIQRYNLPFVPYDLRHAYAVRASVVKGLPISTAAALMGHSPDVHLRTYHRWLSDAENERVYRSLILGEG; encoded by the coding sequence ATGGGGAATTTGTTGCAACAGTTGAATGATCGTCTGAAAGCCGCTTGTATTCCGGTTCGTGTCCGATCTAAGGGGAACGCTCTTTATCTTCGTGGGACATTCCCCACGAAACCAGGGGACGGCATTGGACGGAAACGATACGATATCCCCCTCAAAATTCCTGCTTCCAAGGATGGATTTAAACGAGCAGAGCGAGAAGCGCACAAGCTGGCTCAATCCCTCGCTGATGGATCGTTCGACTGGGCAACCTATCTAGCTCCGGGACATGATCCGGAGTCAAAGACGATCGCGCAGTGGACGGAAGAATTCAAAGCTGAATATTTCAGAACGCACCGCATTCAAGAGAAAACTTGGGATAACACTTGGGTTTCAACTTTGCGGAAACTGCCGCAGGACGAACCATTGAAGGATTCAGATTTACTCGCGATCGTGCTTTCCACCGAACCAAATACCCGAAATAGAGAGCTAACCTGCCAGCGATTGCAAAAGCTCGGGGATTTTGCAGGTTTGAAGATCGACCTATCCGTATACGCAGGTGATTATGCTCCGAAACCGCGTGAAATCCCAGATGATGCAACGATTGTGGAATGGCGCGATCGTATTCCTGCCCCTAAATGGCAGTGGGCGTATGGGGTGATGGCTGCATTTGGCATCCGTCCACATGAAGTCTACGCCTGCCAAATGGTTGATCCTTTAACGTTGCGAGTGCATGACAGCACAAAAACCGGGAGCCGCCTTGCAAGAGCGATTCACCCGGAATGGTCTGAACAATGGAATTTAATCGAGATGAACCCGCCGCAGACTACCAGGAAGGACAATCGTGAGCGAGGGCAACTGGTAAGCCGACAATTCGGAATCCAGCGATATAACCTACCCTTTGTGCCCTACGATCTGCGTCATGCCTATGCTGTCAGGGCTTCAGTGGTCAAAGGTTTACCCATCTCGACGGCAGCCGCATTGATGGGACACTCCCCAGATGTGCATTTGAGAACCTACCACCGATGGCTGAGCGATGCAGAGAATGAGCGAGTTTATCGATCGCTCATTCTTGGAGAGGGTTAA